In a genomic window of Pseudomonas oryzihabitans:
- a CDS encoding hybrid sensor histidine kinase/response regulator, producing the protein MADVPVEQAKILLVDDLPENLLALEALLRSEELEIFQASSAEAALELLLMHEFALAILDVQMPGMNGFELAEMMRGLEKTRHIPIVFVSAAGRDLNYAFKGYESGAVDFLHKPLDVHAVKSKTRVFVDLYWHRKRLAEQLVALEQSRQEQEVLLAELRQTQVELQQAVRTRDDFMSMVSHELKTPLNTLMLEAQLRRMYLDKGKLEAFTPDKLMGMAERDERQIQRLVHLIDDMLDISRIRTGKLSIRPSQCDLTSLLNTVVDSFASQFAAAGCPVELHADGPAPGYWDEFRIEQVITNLLTNAMRYGAGRPVEITLRGDGAEVELSVKDHGIGIPVEHQALIFRQFERASGTENIAGLGLGLYIADQIVKAHSGSLHVESIAGQGATFRLRLPCLPS; encoded by the coding sequence ATGGCTGATGTACCCGTCGAGCAGGCGAAGATCCTGCTCGTAGACGACCTGCCGGAGAATCTCCTGGCACTGGAAGCCTTGCTGCGCAGCGAGGAGTTGGAGATCTTCCAGGCCAGCTCCGCCGAGGCGGCGCTGGAGCTCTTGCTGATGCACGAATTCGCCCTGGCGATCCTCGACGTGCAGATGCCGGGCATGAACGGCTTCGAGCTGGCGGAGATGATGCGCGGCCTGGAAAAGACCCGGCACATCCCCATCGTCTTCGTCAGCGCCGCCGGCCGTGATCTGAACTATGCCTTCAAGGGCTACGAGAGCGGTGCGGTGGACTTCCTGCACAAGCCCCTCGACGTTCATGCGGTGAAGAGCAAGACCCGGGTGTTCGTTGACCTCTACTGGCACCGCAAGCGCCTGGCCGAGCAACTGGTGGCCCTGGAGCAGAGTCGCCAGGAGCAGGAAGTCCTGCTCGCCGAGTTGCGCCAGACCCAGGTGGAGTTGCAGCAGGCGGTACGTACCCGCGACGACTTCATGTCCATGGTCTCCCATGAGCTCAAGACGCCGCTCAATACCCTGATGCTCGAAGCTCAGTTACGGCGCATGTACCTGGACAAGGGCAAGCTGGAAGCCTTCACTCCCGACAAGCTGATGGGCATGGCCGAGCGCGATGAGCGCCAGATCCAACGCCTGGTGCACCTGATCGACGACATGCTCGACATCTCGCGCATCCGCACCGGCAAGCTCTCCATCCGCCCCTCGCAGTGCGATCTCACCAGCCTGCTGAACACCGTGGTGGACAGCTTCGCCTCGCAATTCGCCGCGGCTGGCTGTCCGGTGGAACTGCACGCGGACGGCCCGGCGCCCGGCTACTGGGATGAATTCCGCATCGAGCAGGTGATCACCAACCTACTGACCAACGCCATGAGATACGGCGCCGGCCGCCCGGTGGAAATTACCCTGCGTGGCGATGGCGCCGAGGTGGAATTGAGCGTCAAGGACCATGGCATCGGCATTCCGGTGGAACACCAGGCACTGATCTTCCGCCAGTTCGAGCGCGCCAGCGGCACCGAGAACATCGCTGGCCTGGGCCTGGGCCTCTACATCGCCGACCAGATCGTCAAGGCGCACAGCGGCAGCCTGCATGTGGAAAGCATCGCGGGGCAGGGCGCGACCTTCCGGCTGCGGCTGCCCTGTCTGCCTAGCTAG
- a CDS encoding NAD-dependent epimerase/dehydratase family protein encodes MSEVRTSPFHRLLLTGAAGGLGKELRQRLKPHAEILRLSDIAPMEPAQGAAEEVVTCDLADKAGVHALVKGVDAILHFGGISTEHAFEPILEANIRGTFNLYEAARRHGVKRIVFASSNHVIGFYRQDQRIDASVPQRPDSYYGLSKAFGEDLASFYFDRHGIETVSIRIGSSFPEAQNRRMLATWLSYEDLTDLILRSLTTPDVGHTIVYGASNNRDSWWDNRLAAHLGFQPKDSSEQFRAKVEAQPLPAADDPSRVYQGGAFIATGPFDD; translated from the coding sequence ATGTCCGAAGTCCGTACCTCTCCCTTCCATCGTCTGCTGCTGACCGGCGCTGCCGGCGGCCTCGGCAAGGAGCTGCGCCAGCGGCTCAAGCCCCATGCCGAGATCTTGCGGCTGTCCGACATCGCCCCGATGGAACCCGCTCAAGGCGCGGCGGAAGAAGTGGTGACCTGCGACCTGGCGGACAAGGCCGGCGTTCATGCCCTGGTGAAGGGCGTCGACGCCATCCTGCACTTCGGCGGCATCTCCACCGAACATGCCTTCGAACCCATCCTCGAAGCCAATATCCGCGGCACCTTCAACCTCTATGAGGCGGCGCGGCGCCATGGGGTGAAGCGTATCGTCTTCGCCAGCTCCAACCACGTCATCGGCTTCTACCGCCAGGACCAACGCATCGACGCCAGTGTGCCCCAGCGGCCGGACAGCTACTACGGCCTGTCCAAGGCCTTCGGCGAAGACCTGGCCAGCTTCTATTTCGACCGCCATGGCATCGAGACGGTGAGCATCCGCATCGGCTCCTCCTTCCCCGAGGCGCAGAACCGCCGCATGCTCGCCACCTGGCTGAGCTACGAGGACCTGACCGATCTCATCCTGCGCAGCCTGACCACCCCGGACGTCGGCCATACCATCGTCTACGGCGCCTCCAACAACCGCGACAGCTGGTGGGATAACCGCCTGGCCGCGCACCTGGGCTTCCAGCCCAAGGACAGCTCCGAACAATTCCGCGCCAAGGTCGAGGCCCAGCCGCTGCCGGCGGCGGACGATCCGTCGCGGGTCTACCAAGGCGGCGCCTTCATCGCCACCGGCCCCTTCGACGACTGA
- a CDS encoding acyltransferase family protein has product MTTSPALRPTARYYGLEWLRFLMALYMVVYHLGGLYSDLPDAFRRLAGMGFFATSTFFLLSGFLLAHVSLDRQGALKGSSRGFVLRRLCNLYPIHLLTLLAALGMAYWLSQDSWLEHGVPVYYNQHPYLQLEEGSELDELLPLSWLAATTHVLLQLLLLQSWEPRFLWLNGAAWSISALLFFYLLFPLLGPRLMRLRRWALAAAGLWGLYLLGPLLATWAQAFDTVTVGVIHRNPLIRLPEFLLGILLYRALQEPWVAQTTQRLRVPLLLFGLTGLWLGALLLEGDGRRWFYLVHNGLLTPFQAAVLLACATFGEPDRAGVRRLAQHLGEASLCIFAVHTPLIGVLEPWTRTLLGWMHLAGDSLEDLAEDVGEVLALPIPIPGWMLPLHLALIVLLGLALQRWVAGPLRRWLQARLPKL; this is encoded by the coding sequence ATGACCACCTCGCCTGCACTGCGTCCCACCGCCCGTTACTACGGCCTGGAATGGCTGAGATTCCTCATGGCGCTGTACATGGTCGTCTACCACCTGGGCGGGCTCTACAGCGATCTGCCGGACGCCTTCCGCCGCCTGGCCGGCATGGGCTTCTTCGCCACCAGCACCTTCTTCCTACTCTCCGGCTTCCTGCTGGCCCACGTCAGCCTGGATCGCCAGGGTGCGCTCAAGGGCAGCTCGCGCGGCTTCGTGCTGCGTCGCCTGTGCAACCTCTATCCCATCCACCTGCTCACCCTGCTGGCGGCCTTGGGGATGGCCTACTGGCTGTCCCAGGATTCCTGGCTGGAACACGGAGTACCGGTCTACTATAACCAGCATCCCTACCTGCAGCTGGAGGAGGGCAGCGAGCTGGACGAATTGCTGCCGCTGTCCTGGCTGGCCGCCACCACCCATGTGCTCTTGCAACTGCTCTTGCTGCAATCCTGGGAGCCGCGCTTTCTCTGGCTCAACGGCGCCGCCTGGTCGATCTCGGCGCTACTGTTCTTCTATCTGCTGTTCCCGCTACTCGGTCCACGCCTGATGCGCCTGCGCCGCTGGGCCCTGGCCGCCGCCGGTCTCTGGGGGCTCTATCTGCTCGGTCCGCTGCTGGCCACCTGGGCCCAGGCCTTCGATACCGTCACCGTCGGTGTCATCCATCGCAATCCGCTGATCCGCCTGCCCGAGTTCCTGCTCGGTATCCTGCTCTATCGCGCCCTACAAGAGCCCTGGGTGGCGCAGACCACCCAGCGCCTGCGCGTACCCCTGCTGCTGTTTGGCCTGACTGGCCTCTGGCTCGGCGCCCTGCTGCTGGAAGGCGATGGTCGCCGTTGGTTCTATCTGGTCCACAATGGTCTGCTGACACCCTTCCAGGCCGCGGTGTTGCTGGCCTGCGCCACCTTCGGCGAACCCGACCGCGCCGGCGTGCGCCGCCTGGCCCAACACCTCGGCGAGGCCTCGCTGTGCATCTTCGCCGTCCATACTCCACTGATTGGCGTGCTCGAACCCTGGACCCGCACCCTGCTGGGCTGGATGCACCTGGCCGGCGACAGCCTCGAAGACCTGGCCGAAGACGTCGGCGAGGTACTGGCCCTGCCCATCCCCATTCCCGGCTGGATGCTGCCGCTGCACCTGGCGCTCATCGTCCTGCTCGGTCTGGCCCTGCAACGCTGGGTGGCCGGTCCGTTGCGACGTTGGCTGCAGGCGCGCCTGCCCAAGCTTTAA
- a CDS encoding SMP-30/gluconolactonase/LRE family protein: protein MSAELLVDARNATGECPVWHVAEQALYWVDIPAKRLHRWTPGGALDSWTAPEMLACIAARVGGGWLAGLETGLFALQPQASGELSGERLLTLDHAQPAMRCNDGRCDRQGRFLVGTMVQDMAQGAPAGRLYSHTAGEDARLLLDDLIVPNGLALSPDGRTLYLSDSHPSRQLIWAFDYDPETGTPSNRRLFVDMNAHPGRPDGAAVDVDGCYWICGNDAGLIHRFTPDGRLDRSLAVPVKKPAMCAFGGRNLDTLFVTSIRPGGDLSDQPSAGGLFALDPGVQGLPEPMFAG from the coding sequence ATGAGTGCTGAACTACTGGTCGATGCCCGCAATGCCACCGGCGAGTGCCCAGTCTGGCATGTCGCCGAACAGGCGCTCTACTGGGTCGATATCCCCGCTAAACGCCTGCACCGCTGGACACCGGGGGGCGCGCTGGACAGCTGGACCGCGCCGGAAATGCTCGCCTGCATCGCTGCCCGCGTAGGTGGTGGTTGGCTGGCCGGCCTGGAAACTGGACTTTTCGCCTTGCAGCCCCAAGCCTCCGGCGAGCTGAGTGGCGAACGCCTGCTCACCCTCGACCACGCCCAGCCGGCCATGAGATGCAACGACGGCCGCTGCGACCGCCAAGGCCGTTTCCTGGTGGGCACCATGGTGCAGGACATGGCCCAGGGCGCCCCAGCGGGACGCCTCTACAGCCACACGGCAGGCGAGGATGCTCGGCTGTTGCTGGACGACCTCATCGTCCCCAACGGCCTGGCGTTGAGCCCCGATGGCCGCACCCTCTACCTCTCCGACTCCCATCCGAGTCGCCAGCTGATCTGGGCCTTCGACTACGATCCGGAGACGGGTACGCCCAGCAACCGGCGGTTGTTCGTCGACATGAACGCCCATCCCGGCCGCCCCGATGGCGCCGCGGTGGACGTCGACGGCTGCTATTGGATCTGCGGCAACGATGCCGGCCTGATCCACCGCTTCACCCCCGATGGCCGCCTGGATCGCTCCCTGGCCGTACCGGTAAAGAAACCCGCCATGTGCGCCTTCGGTGGGCGCAACCTGGACACCCTGTTCGTCACCTCCATCCGTCCGGGGGGAGACCTGAGCGACCAGCCGTCGGCGGGTGGGCTGTTCGCCCTCGATCCTGGGGTGCAGGGGCTGCCGGAGCCGATGTTCGCGGGCTAG